One stretch of Gemmatimonas sp. UBA7669 DNA includes these proteins:
- a CDS encoding YceI family protein: MRAPLSHLAILTAAVTLIAATPVPMASPLALREGSRLWFDGTSTVRSWNCSADRIDATLVPSDDGVIAAVLDGRKVAGQVQVDFPVSKLECKNGTMNEHMWKALKAKEHATIRFAMENYSVERGSTVSGSLQGTLQLAGQTLPITVPVQFAAASDGALRVTGKVPVKMTDWGIKPPTLMLGTMKVGPVVNVHFDLLLQKSSATALD; this comes from the coding sequence ATGCGTGCCCCGCTTTCGCATCTCGCTATACTGACCGCCGCGGTGACCCTCATCGCCGCCACGCCCGTCCCCATGGCGAGCCCGCTCGCGCTTCGCGAAGGCAGTCGCCTCTGGTTCGACGGCACCTCCACCGTTCGCTCGTGGAACTGCTCGGCCGACCGCATCGACGCCACGCTGGTTCCCAGTGACGACGGTGTCATCGCTGCGGTGCTTGATGGGCGCAAGGTCGCAGGTCAGGTGCAGGTCGACTTCCCCGTGTCAAAGCTCGAGTGCAAGAACGGCACGATGAACGAGCACATGTGGAAGGCGCTCAAGGCCAAGGAGCACGCCACCATTCGCTTCGCGATGGAGAACTACAGCGTCGAGCGCGGCAGCACGGTGTCGGGCAGCCTGCAGGGTACGCTGCAACTGGCGGGGCAGACGCTGCCCATCACGGTACCGGTGCAATTCGCAGCCGCGAGCGATGGCGCACTGCGCGTGACGGGCAAGGTGCCCGTGAAGATGACCGACTGGGGCATCAAGCCGCCGACGCTCATGCTCGGCACGATGAAGGTGGGACCCGTCGTCAACGTGCACTTCGATTTGCTGCTGCAGAAGAGTAGTGCGACCGCGCTCGACTGA
- a CDS encoding DUF3108 domain-containing protein has translation MGISPIRRLVLAGLLVFPWPAAAQPVAATGASAASPENGPARAKHAGPVGLPFAIGEVLQFRVNVARGGNIGTGEMRVEAATADEPAPWRFVSEMRARRGFISATDRTTSWFDPARMASTRFEKRERHPLSRADEQVDIDTHAKRWRVSGDSVGEPLGATSPLDELSFLYFVRTLPLDRDSTFQFNRHYDERRNPTLVSVGAEEMLETDAGTFRTRVVVMHVRDPKHFKGIGLIKLNIDVSPCRMPIRIVSKMPIVGTTTLTLTQHRAAGVRNCTAVSDST, from the coding sequence ATGGGCATTTCCCCGATACGCCGCCTGGTACTCGCCGGGCTTCTCGTGTTCCCCTGGCCGGCTGCCGCGCAGCCCGTGGCTGCAACGGGCGCGTCGGCTGCCTCGCCGGAGAACGGCCCGGCCCGAGCCAAGCACGCAGGACCCGTGGGCCTGCCGTTTGCGATCGGTGAGGTGCTGCAGTTTCGCGTGAACGTGGCCCGCGGCGGCAACATCGGCACGGGCGAAATGCGCGTCGAAGCGGCGACGGCCGATGAACCGGCCCCGTGGCGCTTTGTGTCGGAAATGCGCGCACGTCGCGGCTTCATCAGCGCCACCGATCGCACCACGTCATGGTTCGACCCGGCGCGCATGGCCAGCACGCGCTTCGAGAAGCGGGAGCGTCATCCCCTCTCACGTGCCGACGAACAGGTGGACATCGATACGCACGCCAAACGCTGGCGCGTCTCGGGCGACAGCGTCGGCGAGCCGCTGGGCGCCACATCACCGCTCGACGAGCTGTCCTTTCTGTACTTCGTGCGCACACTGCCGCTCGACCGTGACAGCACCTTCCAGTTCAATCGCCACTACGACGAACGGCGCAACCCCACGCTGGTGAGTGTCGGCGCCGAGGAAATGCTGGAGACGGATGCGGGCACCTTCCGCACGCGCGTGGTGGTCATGCATGTGCGGGACCCCAAGCACTTCAAGGGCATCGGACTCATCAAGCTCAACATCGATGTGTCGCCCTGCCGCATGCCCATTCGCATCGTGAGCAAGATGCCCATCGTGGGCACGACGACGCTGACGCTGACGCAGCATCGTGCGGCCGGTGTGCGGAACTGCACCGCGGTGTCGGATTCCACCTGA
- a CDS encoding NAD(P)-dependent oxidoreductase, whose product MPHIAYLGTGLLGSAFVEAALQRGDTVSVWNRTRSKAEALLAFGASVADTPADAVRGASRVHLVLKDDPVVEEVVAALRPGLAPDAVIVDHTTTQPASTAERVTRLLADGVQYLHCPVFIGPAAARKGQGIITVSGPAALYEQVRSALEQQAEKVVYWGERPDLAAAYKLMGNAFIIGLGALVSDVFTIGQGTGVSAPDALKLLEFFNPGSMLQNRGRKMSEGNFDASFELLMARKDIRLMLETVGERPLATLPSIAARMDAVIAEGHGHQDFGIIAHDAVQG is encoded by the coding sequence ATGCCCCACATCGCCTATCTCGGTACCGGCCTGCTCGGCAGCGCCTTCGTCGAAGCCGCCTTGCAGCGCGGCGACACCGTCTCCGTCTGGAATCGCACCCGCAGCAAAGCCGAGGCCCTTCTGGCCTTTGGCGCGAGCGTGGCGGATACACCGGCCGATGCCGTGCGCGGTGCCTCGCGGGTGCATCTCGTGCTCAAGGACGATCCCGTCGTCGAAGAGGTGGTCGCGGCGCTCAGACCAGGTCTCGCGCCCGATGCGGTCATCGTCGACCATACCACCACGCAGCCAGCAAGCACCGCAGAGCGTGTCACGCGTCTCTTGGCCGACGGTGTGCAGTACCTGCACTGCCCGGTGTTCATTGGGCCGGCGGCCGCACGCAAGGGGCAGGGCATCATCACGGTGTCGGGCCCGGCGGCACTCTATGAGCAGGTGCGGTCCGCGCTGGAACAGCAAGCCGAGAAGGTCGTGTATTGGGGCGAACGCCCCGATCTCGCGGCGGCCTACAAGCTCATGGGCAACGCCTTCATCATCGGCCTCGGCGCCCTCGTCTCCGACGTGTTCACCATTGGGCAGGGCACGGGCGTCAGCGCACCGGATGCGCTCAAGCTGCTCGAGTTCTTCAATCCGGGCAGCATGCTGCAGAATCGCGGCCGCAAGATGTCCGAGGGCAACTTCGACGCCAGCTTCGAGCTGCTCATGGCCCGCAAGGATATCCGACTCATGCTCGAGACGGTTGGGGAGCGCCCCTTGGCGACGCTGCCCTCGATCGCCGCTCGCATGGATGCCGTGATCGCCGAGGGGCATGGTCATCAGGATTTTGGCATTATCGCCCATGACGCGGTGCAGGGCTGA